The Mycolicibacterium cosmeticum sequence CCGATCAGTGTGCGTGCGGCTTCGTTGAGTGTCATGGCATTCTCTACTCCGCGGCGCCGGAATTCATTCCCGACAGGGAGGACAGCAGCGACACCAGATCGGTCTCGGCGCGTTCTTTGTCGATGCCGACGCGGTGCAGCGGGCCGGTGCCATCCTCGGACTCCAGCAGTGCGAGCAGGATGTGCTCGGTGCCGATGTAGTTGTGTCCCAAGCGAAGTGCCTCGCGGAAGGTCAGCTCCAGCACCTTCTTGGCGGGCCCGCTGAAGGGCACCAGGCTCAGCTTCTCACCGGTGTCGGCGGGCAGGCGGACCGCGTCGCGCACGGCGGCCGGGGTGATGTCCTGCGCCTTGACAACGGCGATGCCCAGCGAGCCCTCGTCGCCGAGCAGGCCCAGGATGAGGTGGTCGGGGGTGATCTCGGTGTTGCCGGCGTCGCGCGCGGCGTCCTGGGCGGCGACGATCGCGGCCCGCGCGCGGGGGGTGAAGCGGGCGAAACCCTCGTTCGGGTCGATGGTGTCGGCCTTGGGGACGAAGCGCTTCTGCGCGGCCTGTTTGGTGACGCCCATGCGGGCGCCGATATCGGTCCAGGACGCGCCGGAGCGCCGGGCCTGGTCGACGAAGTGGCCGATGAGGTGATCGGCCACCTCACCGAGGTGTTCGGCGGCCAGCATCGCGTCGGTGAGTTGGTCGAGTGCGTCGTCGTGGACCGACTTGATGGCGCGGATCAGGGTGTCGAGGCTGACGGAGGACGTGGGCGACGGTGTATCGGTCATGCGTCAACCCTAGGTT is a genomic window containing:
- a CDS encoding Clp protease N-terminal domain-containing protein yields the protein MTDTPSPTSSVSLDTLIRAIKSVHDDALDQLTDAMLAAEHLGEVADHLIGHFVDQARRSGASWTDIGARMGVTKQAAQKRFVPKADTIDPNEGFARFTPRARAAIVAAQDAARDAGNTEITPDHLILGLLGDEGSLGIAVVKAQDITPAAVRDAVRLPADTGEKLSLVPFSGPAKKVLELTFREALRLGHNYIGTEHILLALLESEDGTGPLHRVGIDKERAETDLVSLLSSLSGMNSGAAE